CGGCTGAGGCCCACGCCAAAGGTCTGGGACCGACGCACTCCGAGATCGCCAAGGATTCACCCGAACACCTGCTTTTTGGCGTCTCACGCACCCTGGCGGTGGAGGCGGACAAGGAGATCGGCACGGCCATGCAGACGGCCTGGACCGCCATGAGCGCCGCTGGCGGAACAGCGCCGGCCCCTGCCACCATCACCGACCCCGTGACCGGGCTGGTGGATAAATTTGTCAGCCATCCCGCGCGCGATCCCTGGTGGCGCGCCACGCTGATCGCCGCTCTCAAAAGTGTGAAGATCTAGGCTAGGCTGCCTGGTACGACTCAGCTGAGCAGGAAGGAAAGGAGCCGCTGATGACCCGGTATCTCAGGAAGATGAGACGAGAGCAGGAGTCGTCGATCACGACCTCCGAGTCGCTGCGGTCGACAGAGCAGCCGGCAGGGGAGCCGCTGCCGGAGGAGGTGCGGGCCTTCATGGAGCCGCGTTTTGGGCACGACTTCGGGCAGGTGCGTATCCACGTCGACGCTGAGGCAGCGCAGGCGGCGCAGGCCCTCAACGCGCGGGCCTACACCGTTGGCCAGGAGATCTTTTTCGGCCCGGGGGCCTACGCACCGCAGACGGACGCAGGGCGGCGCTTGCTGGCACACGAATTGACGCATACGCTGCAGCAGCAGGGGGCGAGCGGAGGAGTGCAGGGAGTGAGCGAGCGCGGGGAGAGCAGTGAGCAGGAAGCGCGGCGGGTGGCGCAGGAAGTGGTAGCGGCGCCTGGACCAGTGGGAGCGCCGCGAGCGGTGAGCCGCCTGGGGGCGCCGCTCGTCCAGCGCGAGGCGCATGCCACCGAGCCTGACGCGCCCCAGCCTGAGATGACCGCCCTCGATGTGACCGGCAGCTATGAGGCTCTTGATCCGGGGGGCGACAACCGCATCACCGTGGAGTTGAATCAGGCCGGTCGCCATATTGAGGGCTGGTGGCAGTTGCGGAGCTACAGGAGCAGCAGCGGCGCCCATCTGACTGCCATGCGCCTCTCGGGCGACCTGACCGAGGACGGTGGCGATCACGTGACCTTCGCTTATCGGCGCGTCTCCTCGGGCGGTACGGCCTATGCGGGCACGCTGACCGTCAGCCGGAGCGGCACCTCCGTACGCATGTGGATGCACGAGGGCGGCGATACCGTTGAGCGTGATGAGCAGGGCAATCTCGTGCTCGGCGGCTGGTCGCATCAGTTCGAGCGCACCGCAACGGGGGCGCATCTCTCCGACCAGGCCATTCAGGCCTTCCCGGCAGAGACGCGAGCCCTGGTCCAGGCGACCGAGAATGCACCGCTGGACCGCGCTGAAGAGCAGCGCCTTGCGGATGGAGGGACCCAGATCCAGGCGCTCATTCGCCAGTATCTGGCCACAACGCGCGAGAGTGTGGGGCGTTCAGCCACAGCGTCTGTGCTGAACAACTTCATCAGAACGCTCATGGGCTACTATGCCCCGCAGCAGATGCCGCTCGTCATCCGGCGCCTGCGCGAGTTTCTGGTCAATCCCATGCTGCAGAGCGGAGAGGTCACGCGCCCTTATTGGGACTGGCTGCAGATCATCGTCTCCGCCGAGCCGAGCTACACCGCGGATATTCAGCGATTGCTGGAAATCTCGCCCCGCGGGCCGTCGGACCCCAATGCTCCTCAGCACAAGTATCGCTGGCGCTTCAGTGTGATAGGCAGGGATGTCGACCTGGGGGTTGGACTGGGGGGCTTTCTCGGTGCCTTCGTCATCGAGAAGC
This sequence is a window from Thermogemmatispora onikobensis. Protein-coding genes within it:
- a CDS encoding eCIS core domain-containing protein yields the protein MTRYLRKMRREQESSITTSESLRSTEQPAGEPLPEEVRAFMEPRFGHDFGQVRIHVDAEAAQAAQALNARAYTVGQEIFFGPGAYAPQTDAGRRLLAHELTHTLQQQGASGGVQGVSERGESSEQEARRVAQEVVAAPGPVGAPRAVSRLGAPLVQREAHATEPDAPQPEMTALDVTGSYEALDPGGDNRITVELNQAGRHIEGWWQLRSYRSSSGAHLTAMRLSGDLTEDGGDHVTFAYRRVSSGGTAYAGTLTVSRSGTSVRMWMHEGGDTVERDEQGNLVLGGWSHQFERTATGAHLSDQAIQAFPAETRALVQATENAPLDRAEEQRLADGGTQIQALIRQYLATTRESVGRSATASVLNNFIRTLMGYYAPQQMPLVIRRLREFLVNPMLQSGEVTRPYWDWLQIIVSAEPSYTADIQRLLEISPRGPSDPNAPQHKYRWRFSVIGRDVDLGVGLGGFLGAFVIEKLAPDTWTASYFTLMGTAALGFSTGTTVGQTTAWSEIQTPFAWTSGNFRGPYLITGGSAGGTAVVGPSYTPAAFINFYGDGTFPVLTGDASGWAAIYGLSAGATASMYAGYLFGGREEAIRAAQEQHALTAQAGYQSEATVHFAVDDPSLTDEGWRAIRQMCAEQRAALMNPESRLSIDGYTSTTGTVARNQRLSELRAQNTLQAIRDVLGPALALPDRQISVIGHGKTAALQAGSPDQREDQAWRKVVVLLNGQVVLTLR